A stretch of Fulvia fulva chromosome 4, complete sequence DNA encodes these proteins:
- a CDS encoding putative arabinogalactan endo-beta-1,4-galactanase A, translating to MKLSNLLSTLTIGSATVIAAPSTNSPPVYGHPNAPTFYKGFDLSSLKIQEDGGATYKDSARGNRTRPVEDILGDGAMNTVRLRLWVNPTVPFDDGYYETYDLNYTLTLAKRFHKKGYKIYLDYHFSDYWADPHKQWQPAAWPTTLKPLASELRNYVSTTLQAFTKAGVDLSIVSLGNEIRYGMLWPLGWADVDVEPTSARITNFTNLATLYQAARNGVCDAVAVGVSKPEVMIHIDNGWNLTLQERWFSSLTATGKVKTSDWDIFGFSFYPFYGTAATLANLKTSLNTIATKYNKPVHVVETDWPAICTGADAPDLSEPSIPASVPGQLQWVRDIVDVVKQVPRGLGQGVNYWEPAWLNNTGLGSACQDAILFDADWSDYPNVTAYSRESVNVFKGV from the coding sequence ATGAAGTTGAGCAACCTTCTTAGCACCCTAACGATAGGCTCTGCCACTGTCATTGCAGCCCCAAGCACCAACTCCCCACCTGTATACGGCCATCCCAATGCACCAACATTCTACAAGGGCTTCGACCTCTCCTCATTGAAGATTCAAGAAGATGGTGGCGCCACCTACAAAGACTCCGCTCGTGGCAACAGAACGAGGCCAGTGGAGGACATCCTTGGTGATGGCGCAATGAACACAGTCAGACTCAGACTCTGGGTCAACCCTACAGTGCCCTTCGATGATGGATACTACGAGACCTACGACCTCAACTATACTCTCACTTTGGCAAAGCGCTTTCACAAGAAAGGGTACAAGATCTACCTTGACTACCACTTCAGCGATTACTGGGCCGACCCTCACAAGCAGTGGCAACCAGCAGCATGGCCAACCACGCTCAAGCCTCTCGCCTCTGAGCTGCGAAACTACGTCTCTACAACGCTCCAGGCGTTCACGAAAGCTGGTGTTGACTTGTCCATTGTCAGTCTCGGCAACGAGATCCGCTACGGCATGCTGTGGCCTCTCGGCTGGGCGGACGTCGATGTCGAACCAACAAGCGCTAGGATTACAAATTTCACCAACCTCGCCACTCTGTACCAGGCAGCCCGGAACGGAGTCTGCGATGCTGTCGCAGTGGGAGTGTCGAAGCCGGAGGTCATGATCCATATCGATAATGGTTGGAACCTCACTTTGCAAGAGAGATGGTTCTCATCATTGACCGCGACGGGCAAGGTCAAGACTTCTGACTGGGATATCTTCGGCTTCTCTTTTTACCCATTCTATGGCACTGCCGCGACCTTGGCCAATCTCAAGACTTCGCTGAACACCATTGCAACAAAGTACAACAAGCCAGTGCATGTAGTGGAGACGGATTGGCCAGCGATTTGTACAGGCGCAGATGCTCCAGATTTGAGCGAGCCGAGTATTCCTGCGTCGGTTCCTGGACAGTTACAGTGGGTGAGAGACATCGTGGATGTTGTCAAGCAGGTGCCCCGTGGCTTGGGTCAAGGTGTCAATTACTGGGAGCCTGCTTGGCTCAACAACACTGGCCTTGGAAGCGCATGTCAGGACGCGATCCTTTTCGATGCTGACTGGAGCGACTATCCGAACGTCACAGCATACTCTCGAGAGAGCGTAAATGTGTTCAAGGGAGTATAG
- a CDS encoding UDP-N-acetylglucosamine transferase subunit alg13, with protein MTSNNSKTCFVTIGATASFAGLVKDVLSKPFFQALEAQGYTDLLVQYGQDGQELFDSCLTVAKNTESGSVIDVTGFALDKQGLGKYMAQAKGARTGGHEGVVISHAGSGTILDALRISVPLIVVPNEELLDNHQVELAEALAEQEYVVHGRLGQLAKALDDAEQLRKRSREWPPPNSGYHRQYKSLKTVIDDEMGFLD; from the exons ATGACTTCGAACAACAGTAAGACGTGCTTCGTCACCATCGGCGCGACTGCCTCCTTCGCTGGCCTCGTCAAAGACGTGCTTTCCAAGCCATTCTTCCAAGCTCTGGAGGCACAAGGATACACTGATCTGCTTGTGCAGTATGGCCAAGATGGTCAAGAGCTCTTCGACTCTTGCTTGACAGTTGCTAAGAATACGGAAAGTGGGAGTGTGATCGATGTGACAGGCTTCGCGTTGGATAAGCAAGGCTTGGGAAAGTACATGGCACAGGCCAAAGGAGCCAGGACCGGAGGCCATGAAGGAGTTGTGATAAGCCACGCCG GCTCTGGCACGATCCTCGACGCCCTCAGAATATCTGTCCCGTTGATCGTGGTACCAAACGAAGAGCTCTTGGATAACCACCAGGTCGAGCTTGCGGAGGCTCTAGCTGAACAGGAGTACGTCGTACATGGCAGACTTGGGCAGCTCGCAAAGGCACTTGATGATGCAGAGCAGCTACGAAAGAGGTCGAGAGAGTGGCCACCACCCAACAGTGGTTACCACAGGCAGTACAAGAGCTTGAAGACGGTCATCGATGATGAGATGGGCTTCTTGGACTGA
- a CDS encoding 37S ribosomal protein S24, mitochondrial, whose protein sequence is MAAPMKRICRQAATQATQCARQAAQSRHQIHLRDWTSCDVTQQQRSYARPARHRQPNDSRDDDFLPATQEDADVEALINENELSSTGHAELEQHRELREMVRLAAWEMPLLSTLSKPFKKPSSTKSPLRWRYTTYFGESHPASRKVVVTFKVKKIAGLTEKQQEKLRKLAGSRYRLHDKASGWDDVIRMSCESFETQAQNKRFLGDTIEKLVKEAKDETDMFEDVPLDLRHVKKEKQFTFPEEWKITSENGRQAELEERRRALLLEEGERVEQNTVVSGAAAIEAARQVSLRQLEEPVMAEARQQLPKGKMGKKEMGQTRGANR, encoded by the coding sequence ATGGCTGCACCAATGAAACGAATATGTCGACAGGCAGCGACTCAAGCAACACAATGTGCACGCCAGGCCGCACAGAGTCGACATCAAATCCATCTCAGAGACTGGACATCATGCGACGTGACCCAGCAACAGCGATCATACGCCCGCCCAGCACGACACAGACAACCCAACGACTCCCGCGACGATGACTTCCTCCCAGCAACCCAAGAAGACGCCGATGTGGAAGCGCTCATCAACGAAAACGAACTCTCCTCGACCGGCCACGCCGAACTCGAACAACACCGCGAACTGCGCGAAATGGTCCGTCTTGCAGCTTGGGAGATGCCGCTGCTCAGCACTCTCTCCAAACCCTTTAAGAAGCCATCAAGTACCAAGTCCCCTCTCCGCTGGCGCTACACCACCTACTTCGGCGAGTCGCATCCCGCGAGCAGGAAAGTCGTCGTAACCTTCAAGGTCAAGAAGATCGCAGGCTTGACCGAGAAGCAGCAGGAGAAGTTGCGGAAGTTGGCAGGGTCGCGGTATAGACTGCACGACAAAGCATCAGGATGGGACGACGTCATCAGAATGAGCTGCGAGAGCTTCGAAACACAAGCGCAGAACAAGAGGTTCCTCGGCGACACGATCGAGAAATTGGTCAAGGAGGCGAAGGACGAGACGGATATGTTTGAAGATGTGCCGTTGGATCTGAGGCATGTGAAGAAGGAGAAGCAGTTTACGTTTCCGGAGGAGTGGAAGATCACGAGTGAGAACGGACGGCAGGCAGAGCTGGAGGAGAGGCGGAGAGCACTGCTGTTGGAGGAAGGAGAGAGGGTTGAGCAGAACACGGTGGTTTCTGGTGCTGCGGCGATTGAGGCGGCGAGGCAGGTGAGTCTGAGGCAGCTTGAGGAGCCGGTTATGGCGGAGGCGAGACAACAGTTACCGAAGGGGAAGATGGGGAAAAAGGAGATGGGGCAGACGAGAGGAGCGAACAGATAG